From a single Deinococcus humi genomic region:
- a CDS encoding threonine ammonia-lyase: MTTTTRQLVTLAEIQDARTRLKDWVGRTPLVPLSGENLWLKAENLHPTGAFKLRGAFNKLLSLTPEQRSRGVVAHSSGNHAGAVAYAARALDIPAVVVMPAGAPQTKLAATRSCGAEVVLVGNASEERAAKAAELAHERGLTPVPPYDDAHIIAGAGTVGLEILEDLPEVGTVLVPVSGGGLISGVAVAIKGQRPDVRVIGVEPELAADAHASLRAGQRVSWDAAQVASTLADGLRVTQLGELTWEHIQAHLDDIVTVSEAEMRRAVRDTVTRARLVAEPSGAVTVAAALYGDHAFGPGPVVAVVSGGNLDTATLIELLGEAGN; this comes from the coding sequence ATGACCACCACAACCCGACAACTCGTGACGTTGGCTGAAATTCAGGACGCCCGGACCCGCCTGAAAGACTGGGTGGGCCGCACACCGCTGGTTCCCCTATCCGGCGAGAACCTGTGGCTCAAAGCCGAGAACCTGCACCCCACCGGCGCTTTCAAGCTGCGCGGGGCCTTCAACAAACTGCTGTCGCTGACGCCGGAACAGCGGTCCAGGGGCGTTGTCGCCCATTCCAGCGGCAACCACGCCGGGGCAGTGGCGTACGCTGCGCGGGCGCTGGACATCCCGGCAGTGGTGGTCATGCCGGCGGGTGCGCCACAGACCAAACTGGCGGCCACCCGCTCGTGCGGCGCAGAAGTGGTGCTAGTGGGCAACGCCAGCGAGGAGCGCGCCGCGAAAGCGGCGGAGCTGGCCCATGAGCGCGGCCTGACCCCAGTGCCGCCCTACGACGACGCGCACATCATTGCCGGGGCCGGGACGGTAGGGCTGGAGATTCTGGAGGATCTGCCGGAAGTGGGCACGGTCCTGGTGCCAGTCAGCGGCGGCGGGCTGATCTCGGGGGTGGCGGTCGCCATCAAGGGTCAGCGTCCGGACGTGCGCGTGATCGGGGTAGAGCCAGAACTTGCGGCAGACGCCCACGCCAGCCTGCGGGCCGGGCAGCGCGTGAGCTGGGACGCGGCGCAGGTGGCGAGCACGCTGGCAGACGGCCTGCGTGTGACCCAACTGGGCGAACTGACCTGGGAGCACATCCAGGCCCACCTGGACGACATCGTGACCGTCAGCGAGGCGGAGATGCGGCGGGCCGTGCGCGACACGGTGACGAGGGCCAGGCTGGTGGCCGAACCCAGCGGCGCGGTGACGGTGGCGGCGGCGCTGTACGGCGATCACGCTTTCGGCCCCGGCCCGGTGGTGGCGGTGGTCAGCGGCGGCAATCTGGACACGGCCACCCTGATCGAGTTGCTGGGAGAGGCTGGGAACTGA
- a CDS encoding Dps family protein, producing MTKKSKADPSTPSKASSKAAKQASDAQAAKPGATPGGEAKADAAHLETPFNALVDHNYLSESEFNTVAETLQRNLATSISLYLKFKKYHWDIRGRFFRDLHLAYDEFIEKIFPSIDEQAERLVALGGSPIAAPSDLERFSVVKVPTETVRDARSQVADLVSDLTRVSRGYRDDSQTVDDANDPATADLYNGYAATIDMIRWMLQAIMDDDRLN from the coding sequence ATGACCAAAAAGAGCAAGGCCGATCCCTCCACGCCCAGCAAGGCCAGCAGCAAGGCCGCCAAGCAGGCCAGCGACGCGCAGGCCGCCAAGCCTGGCGCGACGCCCGGCGGTGAGGCCAAGGCCGATGCGGCCCATCTGGAAACACCGTTCAATGCTCTGGTGGACCACAATTACCTCTCGGAGAGCGAGTTCAATACTGTGGCCGAGACATTGCAGCGCAACCTTGCCACCAGCATCTCCCTCTACCTGAAGTTCAAGAAGTACCACTGGGACATCCGGGGTCGCTTCTTCCGCGACCTGCACCTGGCCTACGACGAGTTCATCGAGAAGATCTTTCCCAGCATCGACGAGCAGGCCGAGCGTCTGGTGGCCCTTGGCGGAAGCCCCATTGCCGCGCCCAGCGATCTGGAACGTTTCAGCGTGGTCAAGGTGCCCACCGAGACCGTTCGTGACGCCCGCTCCCAGGTGGCCGATCTGGTGAGTGACCTGACCCGCGTGTCCAGGGGCTACCGTGACGATAGCCAGACGGTGGACGACGCCAACGATCCTGCGACTGCCGACCTGTACAACGGCTACGCCGCGACGATCGATATGATCCGCTGGATGCTGCAGGCCATCATGGATGACGACCGCCTGAACTGA
- a CDS encoding PIG-L deacetylase family protein, which produces MTESHEPAPKPTLMAVFAHPDDEAFSVGGTLTHYARKGVRVQLVCANRGEAGKITVPGMTVDDLGQQREHELREACKALDIPAPVFLDFHDSGRFERTRYDDPLAMMNVTPLDIEVKLRAVIAEYQPQVLVTFDPHGGYGHIDHLQINRAATAAFFSTGVLPYGGPQRLYFTALNVEAARGLARMGQDLDPEIYGVAENTIAVRMDVSPYRENKKAALAAHGTQMGPDSRLGQMSQEERDEMETRMLGFENFSIGGTRTPIQNWPLKGLFDGVVGGEGLD; this is translated from the coding sequence ATGACCGAATCACACGAGCCAGCCCCCAAACCCACGCTGATGGCGGTATTCGCCCACCCTGACGACGAGGCGTTCTCGGTGGGCGGAACCTTGACGCATTACGCGCGCAAGGGCGTGCGCGTGCAGCTGGTCTGCGCCAACCGGGGCGAGGCGGGCAAGATCACCGTGCCGGGCATGACCGTGGACGATTTGGGCCAGCAACGCGAGCACGAGTTGCGCGAGGCGTGCAAGGCGCTGGACATCCCTGCGCCCGTCTTTCTGGATTTCCACGACTCGGGGCGATTCGAGCGCACCCGCTACGACGATCCGCTGGCGATGATGAACGTCACCCCGCTGGACATCGAGGTCAAGCTCCGCGCCGTGATCGCCGAGTATCAGCCTCAAGTGCTGGTGACCTTTGATCCGCACGGCGGCTACGGTCACATCGATCATCTCCAGATCAACCGGGCGGCCACCGCCGCTTTTTTCAGCACAGGCGTGTTGCCCTACGGCGGGCCGCAGCGGCTGTACTTCACGGCACTGAACGTGGAGGCCGCCAGGGGACTCGCGCGCATGGGCCAGGACCTGGACCCGGAAATCTACGGCGTCGCCGAGAACACCATCGCGGTTCGCATGGATGTCAGCCCCTACCGCGAGAACAAGAAGGCGGCGCTGGCCGCCCACGGGACCCAGATGGGGCCGGACAGCCGCCTTGGCCAGATGTCACAGGAAGAACGCGACGAGATGGAAACTCGCATGCTGGGCTTTGAGAACTTCAGTATCGGAGGCACGCGCACGCCGATCCAGAACTGGCCGCTGAAGGGGCTGTTCGACGGAGTTGTTGGAGGAGAAGGCCTGGACTGA
- a CDS encoding amidase family protein produces MTLPLPDPILDLDATDLAEATRRGDLTCGEVTRTYLDRLEALNPRLRAVITVHPYARAVADALDALEPEERGPLHGCPLLIKDNIDVAGLPTTAGSALMAAHVPTVDAPLVARLRAAGAVILGKANMTEWANFMTLGMVNGYSSLGGQTVNPWGPEHDTGGSSSGSGVAVAARLCVAAVGTETSGSVVSPAHESGVVGLKPTLGLIPRTGIVPISHSQDTAGPITRSARDALLLLGIMAGPDTQDEASRRVPVPELTLGHGTLKGATIGIVTDKTGVAETDAASLDLARAALKRAGATVRDVTFPSREELNSNGVMLEVLEYEFKGDLNAYLSGVTNGPQTLTDVIAGNQAQPERCLKYGQTFLHAAQGTRGDASEPGYHLARARDLRLTREQGFDLLFAAGLDAVVFPGIHGCALAAKAGYPSLAMPVHAPDAPASTRPGGVLLVAPAGADASLLSLAVPLETEMGGVRFPALD; encoded by the coding sequence ATGACTCTCCCCCTGCCCGACCCCATCCTCGATCTGGACGCCACCGATCTGGCCGAGGCCACCCGCCGCGGCGATCTGACCTGCGGCGAGGTGACGCGCACCTATCTGGACCGTTTGGAGGCCCTGAACCCTCGGCTGCGCGCCGTGATCACCGTCCACCCCTACGCGCGTGCGGTGGCCGACGCGCTGGACGCCCTGGAGCCGGAAGAGCGTGGCCCCCTGCACGGCTGCCCGCTGTTGATCAAGGACAACATTGATGTGGCAGGACTGCCCACGACAGCGGGCAGTGCCCTGATGGCCGCGCATGTGCCCACGGTCGATGCCCCGCTGGTGGCCCGGCTGCGTGCGGCGGGTGCCGTGATCCTGGGCAAGGCCAACATGACCGAGTGGGCCAATTTTATGACGCTGGGCATGGTGAACGGCTATTCCTCGTTGGGGGGGCAGACGGTCAATCCTTGGGGTCCGGAGCACGATACGGGGGGCAGTTCCTCGGGCAGCGGCGTCGCGGTGGCCGCAAGGCTGTGCGTGGCGGCGGTGGGGACCGAGACCAGTGGCAGCGTTGTCAGCCCGGCACACGAAAGCGGCGTGGTAGGTCTCAAGCCCACCCTGGGACTGATTCCGCGCACGGGGATCGTGCCGATCAGCCACAGCCAGGACACGGCGGGGCCGATCACCCGCAGCGCCCGCGACGCCCTGCTGCTGCTGGGCATCATGGCCGGCCCGGACACGCAGGACGAGGCCAGCCGCCGTGTGCCGGTTCCCGAGCTGACCCTGGGCCACGGCACCCTGAAAGGCGCGACGATTGGCATCGTGACCGATAAAACCGGCGTGGCCGAGACGGACGCCGCCAGTCTGGATCTGGCCCGCGCCGCCCTGAAGCGGGCGGGGGCCACCGTGCGCGACGTGACCTTTCCCAGCCGTGAAGAGCTGAACAGCAACGGCGTGATGCTGGAGGTGCTGGAGTACGAGTTCAAGGGGGACCTGAACGCCTACCTGTCCGGCGTCACGAACGGGCCACAGACCCTGACCGACGTGATCGCGGGCAATCAGGCCCAGCCGGAGCGCTGCCTGAAGTACGGGCAGACCTTTCTGCACGCTGCCCAGGGCACACGTGGCGACGCCAGCGAGCCGGGCTACCACCTAGCCCGCGCACGCGACCTGCGCCTGACCCGCGAGCAGGGCTTCGATCTGCTGTTCGCGGCTGGCCTGGACGCCGTGGTCTTTCCCGGCATTCACGGCTGCGCGCTGGCGGCCAAGGCCGGGTATCCCAGTCTGGCCATGCCCGTTCATGCACCAGATGCTCCAGCCAGCACCCGCCCTGGCGGTGTGCTGCTGGTGGCCCCGGCAGGCGCGGATGCATCGCTGCTGTCGCTGGCTGTCCCTCTGGAAACAGAGATGGGCGGCGTCCGCTTCCCCGCGCTGGACTAG
- a CDS encoding DUF3208 domain-containing protein has translation MSPTEPQAGGRAAIRLLQGYIWHAQDADIDLEHFLPRELDLPTPPGLGEQESAHVLWDTVSPPFAFFENGDPTASQVFYQFTVLRVYDERPDNAELHEDASAASQALGPLLDGTPEGVGWQLWEDLREL, from the coding sequence GTGAGTCCCACCGAACCGCAGGCCGGAGGCCGCGCCGCTATCCGTCTGCTGCAAGGCTACATCTGGCACGCCCAGGACGCCGATATTGACCTGGAGCATTTCCTGCCCCGAGAACTGGACCTGCCCACGCCTCCTGGTCTGGGCGAGCAGGAAAGTGCCCACGTCCTGTGGGACACGGTCAGCCCTCCCTTCGCTTTTTTTGAGAACGGCGACCCCACCGCCTCTCAGGTCTTCTACCAGTTCACGGTGCTGCGCGTGTACGACGAGCGCCCCGACAACGCCGAACTGCATGAGGACGCCAGCGCTGCCTCTCAGGCTCTGGGACCGCTGCTGGACGGCACGCCCGAGGGTGTCGGCTGGCAACTGTGGGAGGATCTGCGGGAGCTGTGA
- a CDS encoding MBL fold metallo-hydrolase: MSLIALAPGVLYFPGAVNSFVVVGRVMDALLVDTGLDDSHARKLLRAVAEAGLTPSGILNTHSHADHHGGNAFILKRFPELKVFAPPLENAVITHPILEPLTLFGARPPRELQSKFLLAPPSPARLAPEPGLCRIGGADIELIEVAGHASLMYAVRVGEVLYAADALFGPDALGKHPLTFCADSRLQKQSAARLEQLPGVRTVLPGHGDPTDDLSGLVAVNLAAYERTTEAVMDAVDGGEASVDELLARVCDALDVTMTNAGAVVLNRAVVSAHLTELLEAGRVGMKVTGNKLIFSAQA; the protein is encoded by the coding sequence ATGTCCCTGATTGCCCTGGCCCCCGGCGTCCTCTATTTTCCTGGCGCGGTCAACAGCTTCGTAGTGGTGGGCCGGGTCATGGACGCGCTGCTGGTGGATACAGGCCTTGACGACTCGCATGCGCGCAAGCTGTTGCGGGCAGTGGCAGAGGCAGGCTTGACCCCCAGCGGCATCCTCAACACCCACAGCCACGCGGACCACCACGGCGGCAATGCCTTCATTCTCAAGCGCTTCCCGGAACTGAAAGTCTTCGCGCCGCCGCTGGAAAACGCCGTCATCACCCACCCCATCCTGGAACCACTGACCCTGTTCGGCGCTCGCCCGCCGCGCGAGTTGCAGAGCAAGTTCCTGCTCGCCCCGCCCAGCCCGGCTCGCCTGGCCCCCGAGCCGGGGTTGTGCCGCATCGGTGGGGCCGATATCGAGCTGATCGAGGTGGCCGGGCACGCCTCGCTGATGTACGCCGTGCGCGTCGGCGAGGTCCTGTACGCCGCCGACGCGCTGTTTGGCCCCGATGCCCTGGGGAAGCACCCGCTGACCTTCTGCGCCGACAGTCGCTTGCAAAAGCAGAGCGCGGCTAGGCTGGAGCAACTGCCAGGCGTCCGCACCGTCCTGCCGGGCCACGGCGATCCCACGGATGATCTCAGCGGGCTGGTGGCGGTCAATCTCGCTGCCTACGAGCGAACGACTGAGGCGGTCATGGACGCGGTAGACGGCGGAGAGGCCAGCGTCGACGAATTGCTGGCCCGGGTCTGCGACGCCCTGGATGTGACGATGACCAACGCTGGGGCCGTGGTTCTCAACCGCGCGGTGGTCAGTGCCCACCTGACGGAACTCCTCGAAGCGGGCCGGGTGGGGATGAAGGTAACGGGCAACAAACTCATCTTCAGCGCGCAAGCGTAA
- a CDS encoding aldo/keto reductase family protein: MEYRNLGRSGLKVSEVALGGWETYGMGVDDQKMVRDIVTAAYEGGVNFFDQADIYAKGRSEQLMGAVLKELPRHTLVMSSKVFWPMSDDVNDRGLSRKHVLESIDKTLKRLETDYLDIYFSHRYDESVPMEEIVMAFDQVIRDGKALYWGTSMWPAARIAQAVEFARANGLHGPVTEQPEYSMMRRERVEKEILPYTAGAGIGLVVWSPLAMGLLTGKYDDGKPEGARLTEKENWGKNFLTEENIQKVRDLKPIADDLGITRAQLALAWLLRQPGVSSVITGATKVSQIEDTVKAGGVRLSDDVQQKIEEILNPS, translated from the coding sequence ATGGAATATCGCAATCTGGGCAGGAGTGGTCTGAAAGTCAGTGAAGTGGCGCTGGGTGGCTGGGAGACCTACGGGATGGGCGTCGACGATCAGAAGATGGTCCGCGACATCGTGACGGCGGCCTACGAGGGTGGCGTGAACTTCTTCGATCAGGCCGATATTTACGCCAAGGGCCGCAGCGAGCAACTGATGGGCGCCGTGCTGAAGGAACTGCCTCGCCACACGCTGGTGATGTCCAGCAAAGTGTTCTGGCCCATGAGCGACGACGTGAATGACCGGGGCCTGAGCCGCAAACATGTGCTCGAAAGCATCGACAAGACCCTGAAGCGTCTGGAAACCGACTATCTGGACATCTATTTCTCGCACCGCTACGACGAGAGCGTGCCGATGGAAGAGATCGTGATGGCCTTCGATCAGGTCATCCGCGACGGCAAGGCGCTGTACTGGGGCACCTCCATGTGGCCTGCGGCACGGATTGCGCAAGCCGTGGAGTTCGCCCGTGCCAACGGCCTGCATGGCCCTGTGACCGAACAGCCCGAGTACTCCATGATGCGCCGCGAGCGTGTGGAGAAGGAAATCCTCCCGTATACGGCGGGCGCGGGGATCGGCCTGGTGGTCTGGAGTCCGCTGGCGATGGGCCTGCTGACCGGCAAGTACGACGACGGCAAACCTGAGGGTGCGCGCCTGACGGAGAAGGAAAACTGGGGCAAGAACTTCCTGACGGAAGAGAACATCCAGAAGGTGCGTGACCTGAAACCGATTGCTGACGATCTGGGCATCACACGGGCGCAACTGGCCCTGGCATGGCTGCTGCGTCAACCAGGGGTCAGCAGCGTGATCACGGGGGCCACCAAGGTCTCGCAGATTGAGGACACCGTGAAAGCAGGCGGCGTGCGCCTGAGCGACGATGTGCAACAGAAGATCGAGGAGATCCTGAACCCGTCGTAA
- a CDS encoding SDR family NAD(P)-dependent oxidoreductase, with product MLRRVLLSPPACRDLRPLVAAVRGKAVLITGASYGIGEATARLLASCGAEVILLARSGERLEVVAAEIRGAGGQTSVYPLNLTDLEAVRAVASQIAANHPRIDAIISNAGHSIRRPVLDSTERDDLGRLLAVNFSGPAALLLALLPRMVAQGGGMIVNVSSASAMPPGIPRWAAYQGSKVGFDLWLGSVANELHGRGVRVSSVYLPLVRTRMIAPTRAYRFAPALTPLEAAQSVVYPLVQPMRRVAPWWLKGQQVATLLFPDALDRLMGGAEELVRRLTRRKR from the coding sequence ATGCTGCGCCGTGTGCTGCTCTCGCCGCCTGCCTGCCGCGACCTACGGCCGTTGGTGGCGGCTGTGCGCGGCAAGGCGGTGCTCATCACTGGCGCTTCCTACGGCATCGGTGAAGCGACGGCGCGGCTGCTGGCGTCGTGTGGCGCGGAGGTGATTCTTCTGGCGAGAAGTGGAGAGCGGCTGGAAGTCGTGGCCGCTGAGATTCGGGGGGCGGGCGGGCAGACCAGCGTCTACCCGTTGAACCTGACCGATCTGGAGGCGGTACGGGCGGTGGCCTCCCAGATCGCGGCGAATCATCCGCGCATCGACGCCATCATCAGCAATGCGGGGCACTCGATTCGTCGCCCAGTGTTGGACAGCACCGAAAGGGATGATCTGGGCCGCCTCCTCGCCGTCAATTTCAGCGGTCCTGCCGCGCTGCTGCTGGCGCTGTTGCCACGCATGGTGGCGCAGGGCGGCGGGATGATCGTCAACGTCTCCAGCGCGTCGGCCATGCCTCCCGGCATTCCACGCTGGGCCGCGTATCAGGGCAGCAAGGTGGGTTTTGACCTGTGGCTGGGCAGCGTGGCCAACGAATTGCACGGGCGCGGCGTACGGGTGTCCAGCGTGTATCTCCCGCTGGTTCGCACGCGCATGATCGCACCCACCCGCGCGTACCGCTTTGCCCCAGCTCTGACACCGCTGGAGGCCGCGCAATCGGTGGTCTATCCGCTTGTCCAACCCATGCGGCGGGTGGCACCGTGGTGGTTGAAGGGCCAGCAGGTGGCGACGCTGCTGTTCCCGGACGCGCTGGATCGCCTGATGGGCGGCGCGGAGGAACTGGTGCGGCGGCTGACGAGGCGCAAACGGTGA
- a CDS encoding ParA family protein: MPRVLAVTSEKGGVGKSTLAVHLAGAFAERGLSTVLIDEDGRVGSSLRWAARSGETGLVQPGLGFPVLAPDEVKPKKLAAADAILIDTEGRPKRKELRRLSERADLILLPSGISALELEATRELLDFLLDSGDMGRKTRVVLTRVPPVGHAAEDARENLRDEGLTVCNTLVRQYAAYQKAAELGTLARDVRDARAAVAWADILALSRELL; the protein is encoded by the coding sequence ATGCCCCGAGTCCTCGCCGTCACATCTGAAAAGGGAGGGGTGGGCAAGAGCACGCTGGCGGTCCATCTGGCTGGAGCGTTCGCGGAGCGTGGCCTGTCCACCGTGCTGATCGACGAGGACGGCCGTGTCGGCAGCAGCCTGCGCTGGGCGGCGCGCTCGGGCGAGACCGGTCTGGTTCAACCCGGGTTGGGCTTTCCGGTACTCGCCCCGGACGAGGTCAAACCCAAGAAGCTGGCGGCTGCCGATGCCATCTTGATCGACACCGAGGGCCGTCCGAAGCGCAAGGAACTGCGCCGTCTCTCCGAACGGGCGGACCTGATCCTGCTCCCCAGCGGAATTAGTGCGCTGGAACTGGAGGCCACCCGCGAGCTGCTGGATTTCCTGCTGGACTCTGGGGATATGGGCCGCAAGACCCGCGTCGTCCTGACCCGCGTGCCTCCCGTGGGCCACGCCGCAGAGGACGCCCGCGAGAATCTGCGCGACGAGGGCTTGACCGTGTGCAACACGCTGGTGCGCCAGTACGCCGCCTACCAGAAGGCCGCCGAACTGGGCACGCTGGCCCGCGACGTGCGTGATGCCCGCGCCGCAGTGGCCTGGGCGGACATTCTGGCCCTCTCGCGGGAACTGCTGTGA
- a CDS encoding DJ-1/PfpI family protein: MTTSGQDATPTQEAGGPLVAVPVYAGVSELELGIMVTVCRLCGGDGAAITVNRSRASIVTAGGLVSTPHVLYAALPEPAALLLPGGPGALKAARDPLLKAFLTSHAALPIGASGSGVLLLGEAGVLTGREVGGPADLADTLWGHGVAEVHPGAVWTDAQLCTTAGGFPALHAALHVAAALWGVEAAADAARRLGTL, translated from the coding sequence ATGACCACGTCCGGGCAGGACGCCACACCGACCCAGGAGGCTGGCGGTCCCCTCGTCGCCGTGCCCGTCTACGCGGGGGTCAGCGAGCTGGAACTGGGCATCATGGTCACGGTCTGCCGCCTGTGCGGCGGCGACGGCGCAGCCATTACGGTCAACCGCTCACGCGCCAGCATCGTGACTGCCGGAGGGCTGGTCAGTACGCCGCACGTGCTGTACGCCGCCCTGCCCGAACCTGCCGCGCTGCTGCTGCCCGGTGGCCCCGGAGCCCTGAAAGCGGCCCGCGATCCGCTGCTCAAAGCGTTTCTTACGTCCCACGCCGCCCTGCCCATTGGGGCCAGCGGCAGCGGCGTGCTCCTGCTGGGCGAGGCTGGCGTGCTGACCGGGCGTGAGGTGGGCGGCCCGGCGGATCTGGCCGATACTTTGTGGGGCCACGGCGTGGCCGAGGTGCATCCTGGCGCGGTCTGGACCGACGCGCAGCTCTGCACCACGGCGGGTGGTTTCCCCGCGCTGCATGCTGCCCTGCACGTTGCCGCCGCCCTCTGGGGTGTGGAGGCGGCGGCGGACGCTGCGCGGCGTTTGGGAACCTTGTAA
- a CDS encoding prephenate dehydratase — protein MSEPVSESITVAFQGNPGAYGEIAALNAVAEAGPHRQTRGYATFHGVAQAVESGEAQYGVLPVENSLMGAIHQAIDLLSETELHVIGEVVVRVSHCLMALPGVELADLKTVASQQPALDQCTGLIRKYGLQPVAAHDTAGSARELAERGAAGGGRDEAAIASRRAAELYGLNVLAHEIEDEPFNYTRFMVLSRHEPAPSDVPHKTSLVFAVRHTPGFLVETLNELSGLNLSRIESRPRRDRAWSYLMYVDIEGDSRDPQVAQALAGVLRKASYAKIIGSYPRALETVG, from the coding sequence ATGAGTGAGCCTGTGTCCGAGTCCATCACCGTCGCCTTTCAGGGCAACCCCGGAGCATACGGCGAGATCGCCGCCCTGAACGCTGTTGCGGAAGCTGGTCCCCACCGCCAGACGCGCGGCTACGCCACTTTTCACGGTGTGGCGCAGGCGGTGGAAAGCGGCGAGGCACAGTACGGCGTGCTGCCGGTGGAAAACAGCCTGATGGGCGCGATTCACCAGGCGATTGACCTGCTGAGCGAAACGGAGCTGCACGTGATCGGCGAGGTGGTGGTCCGCGTCAGCCACTGCCTGATGGCACTGCCGGGGGTGGAACTGGCGGATCTGAAGACCGTGGCCAGCCAGCAGCCTGCGCTGGACCAGTGCACCGGACTGATCCGTAAGTACGGCCTGCAACCGGTCGCGGCCCACGACACCGCCGGCAGCGCGCGTGAGCTGGCCGAGCGCGGCGCTGCCGGCGGCGGACGGGACGAGGCCGCCATCGCCAGCCGCCGCGCCGCAGAGCTGTACGGCCTGAACGTGCTGGCCCATGAGATTGAGGACGAGCCGTTCAACTACACCCGGTTCATGGTCCTGTCACGCCACGAACCCGCACCCAGCGACGTACCCCACAAGACCAGTCTGGTATTTGCCGTTCGCCACACGCCCGGCTTTCTGGTGGAGACCCTGAACGAACTCAGCGGGCTAAACCTGAGCCGCATCGAGAGCCGCCCGCGCCGTGACCGCGCGTGGAGCTACCTGATGTACGTGGACATCGAGGGCGATTCGCGTGATCCGCAGGTGGCTCAGGCCCTGGCAGGCGTGCTGAGAAAAGCCAGCTATGCCAAGATCATCGGCTCGTATCCCAGGGCACTGGAAACGGTGGGCTAG
- a CDS encoding AMP-binding protein: MSFLAAVWHSGILGHQPIQGALGLAWTVLRHGPTLYALAAWNAHRTPDAVALVDENGPLTYRALLRRADGKAAGLSRHIKPGEAVGLLCGNSADFVAALLASLQIGARTVLLNTSLSVAEIGRIGQQQRLGLLVCDGDWPQRLRGHLGSETVLIHVTQVCTAQRMALAPRLPRVGQLVLLTSGSTGMPRAIRSRVGLRAGWRVAGALLEILPLRAGAPTLLPLPLFHGHGLAALGMGLALGAPLHLCRPTTEALWRTLQTEGIKVLVVVPTLLHRLLAAPGRRAAPALHAVICGSAPLSAGLATATLERFGEVLFNVYGSTETGLISLATPADLRAAPGSVGRVLPGVEFELQGGEGRVIVGGHDTGDLASLDPDGRLTLHGRADELLICGGENVLPSSLEGRIAAHEAVAECAVVGVPCAEFGTGLHAFVVLRHGHQRTPEQLQTELSPLLPRTFRPQRITLLETLPRSPTGKLLRSQLLREAMMDMSATDLKPPL; this comes from the coding sequence GTGAGTTTCCTCGCGGCGGTGTGGCACTCGGGCATCCTCGGTCACCAGCCCATCCAGGGGGCGCTGGGACTGGCCTGGACCGTTCTCAGGCATGGGCCGACGCTGTATGCCCTGGCAGCCTGGAACGCACACCGGACGCCTGATGCGGTGGCCCTGGTGGACGAGAACGGCCCGTTGACCTACAGAGCGCTGTTGCGGCGGGCAGACGGGAAGGCCGCTGGCCTCTCACGCCACATCAAGCCAGGAGAGGCGGTCGGACTCCTGTGCGGGAACAGCGCAGATTTTGTCGCAGCTCTCCTGGCCAGCCTCCAGATCGGGGCGAGAACCGTGCTGTTGAACACCTCCCTTTCTGTCGCAGAAATCGGGCGGATAGGCCAGCAACAACGACTGGGTCTGCTGGTCTGCGATGGAGACTGGCCGCAGCGATTGCGCGGACATCTGGGGAGCGAGACCGTCCTCATTCATGTCACTCAGGTCTGCACTGCGCAACGCATGGCTCTGGCTCCGCGCCTGCCACGAGTCGGTCAACTGGTCCTGCTGACCTCCGGCAGCACGGGCATGCCCAGAGCAATTCGCTCACGCGTGGGGCTGCGGGCCGGGTGGCGGGTGGCGGGCGCTTTGCTTGAGATCCTGCCATTACGGGCGGGGGCGCCCACGCTGCTGCCCCTGCCTCTGTTCCACGGACACGGGCTGGCGGCGCTGGGCATGGGGCTGGCCCTGGGCGCACCGCTGCATCTGTGCCGCCCCACCACTGAAGCGTTGTGGCGCACCTTGCAGACCGAAGGGATTAAGGTTCTGGTGGTGGTTCCCACACTGCTGCATCGCCTGCTGGCAGCTCCAGGAAGGCGAGCTGCTCCTGCACTGCACGCCGTTATCTGCGGCTCGGCCCCGTTGAGCGCAGGGCTGGCGACGGCAACGCTGGAGCGTTTTGGGGAGGTGCTGTTCAACGTGTACGGCTCCACCGAGACGGGATTGATCTCGCTGGCAACTCCCGCCGATCTACGGGCCGCGCCGGGAAGCGTGGGCCGGGTGCTGCCGGGCGTGGAATTTGAACTGCAAGGAGGAGAGGGCCGGGTGATCGTCGGCGGGCACGACACGGGCGATCTGGCCTCGCTTGATCCGGATGGCCGCCTGACGCTGCATGGCCGAGCCGACGAGTTGCTGATCTGCGGGGGCGAGAATGTCCTCCCGTCCAGTCTGGAAGGGAGGATTGCCGCGCATGAGGCCGTCGCGGAATGCGCTGTGGTGGGTGTCCCATGCGCCGAATTTGGCACTGGCCTTCACGCCTTTGTCGTGCTGCGGCACGGTCACCAACGGACGCCCGAACAGCTTCAGACTGAGTTGTCTCCGCTGTTGCCCCGGACATTCCGCCCGCAGAGAATCACGCTGCTGGAGACTCTGCCACGCAGCCCGACGGGGAAGCTGCTGCGTTCGCAGCTCTTGCGGGAAGCCATGATGGACATGAGTGCCACTGACTTGAAGCCTCCACTTTAA